Proteins encoded in a region of the Larimichthys crocea isolate SSNF chromosome XVI, L_crocea_2.0, whole genome shotgun sequence genome:
- the klhl11 gene encoding kelch-like protein 11 — MSVFECFFACVLYAYELFPKIVQRFHLPPSLSRCGMAAAAAEGPGDCSRSSGGSSGCGGGVAPAAARTGDGEPEEAEEFTCSAYCSELSRRQNEQRKAGLFCDATLVFSSEEQDRVQTLTAHRSVLSAASQYFTLLLGGQFSESVSGRVELKEWSSTTGPDPETVESVVQFMYTGEIRVTTANVHEVLELADRFLLAQLKNFCGEFLMKKLSLSNCVAVHSLAHMYTLDQLAKGAAKTIRRNFHKVIHNDEFFTLPFHLVRDWLSDSEITVDSEQELFEAIVKWVNQNTEEREENFKDLFRLLRLPQIAPTYLTRVVRKEPLVANNAVCQQLVSDALEVHAVRFESFKSADLESHASFTSTIQPRFGQNMDVIMVVGGVSEGGDYLSECVGYFVAEDRWVNLPHIHNHLDGHAIAVTDSHVYVAGSMEPGFAKTVERYDPNLNTWEQVNNLSTRKHSFGLICVKDILYSIGGHGNFSPGFKDVTVYNPEQDEWQNLDPAPKILRDVKTVSVEDRCVYVMARTPVDMDNDDGLSTLTACYDTESLKWQEVDSLPLVDNYCNFQMAVASTNFYHTASCCSKSYKVTVEAAQQKISRNISDDILESLPPEVLSMEGTAICYLGDDIFIIGGWRNSNNMDKQYRREAYRYCAERKRWMLLPPLPQPRCRAAACHVRIPYQYLYGCQHYPMPQNLARQRDRMQQMQQLHRRTLTLRRQLQSQIEC; from the exons atgtcagtgtttgaatgtttctttgCGTGTGTTTTATATGCCTATGAGTTATTCCCAAAGATAGTTCAACGCTTCCATTTGCCTCCGAGTCTATCCCGCTGCGGTatggcagctgcagcagcagaaggacCGGGGGACTGTAGCCggagcagcggcggcagcagcggctGCGGCGGCGGCGTCGCACCGGCAGCAGCGCGGACAGGTGATGGGGAACCTGAGGAGGCCGAGGAGTTCACCTGCTCGGCCTACTGCTCCGAGCTCTCCCGGCGGCAGAACGAGCAGAGGAAGGCGGGTCTGTTCTGCGACGCGACGCTGGTCTTCAGCTCCGAGGAGCAGGACAGGGTCCAGACATTGACCGCGCACCGCTCCGTGTTATCGGCGGCGTCGCAGTACTTCACGCTGCTGCTCGGCGGACAGTTCTCGGAGTCCGTGTCCGGGCGAGTGGAGCTCAAAGAATGGAGCTCCACGACGGGACCAGACCCGGAGACAGTGGAGAGCGTGGTGCAGTTCATGTACACCGGAGAGATCAGGGTGACCACTGCCAATGTGCATGAGGTGTTGGAACTTGCTGACAG GTTCCTGTTGGCCCAGCTGAAGAACTTCTGTGGAGAGTTCCTGATGAAGAAGCTGAGCTTGTCTAACTGTGTAGCAGTGCACAGCCTCGCCCACATGTACACCCTGGACCAGCTGGCCAAGGGAGCCGCCAAGACCATTAGGAGAAACTTCCACAAAGTTATCCACAATGATGAATTCTTCACGCTGCCATTTCACCTGGTGCGGGACTGGCTGTCAGACTCAGAAATCACCGTGGATTCTGAGCAGGAGTTGTTTGAGGCCATCGTAAAATGGGTGaaccaaaacacagaggagCGAGAGGAGAATTTCAAGGACCTGTTCAGGCTTTTAAGGTTGCCTCAGATTGCTCCTACCTACCTGACACGGGTGGTGAGAAAGGAGCCCTTAGTGGCAAACAATGCTGTTTGTCAGCAGCTGGTGTCTGACGCCCTTGAGGTCCACGCTGTTCGCTTTGAGAGCTTCAAGTCAGCTGATTTAGAGTCCCATGCCTCCTTCACGTCAACAATCCAGCCACGTTTTGGCCAAAACATGGATGTAATCATGGTGGTGGGTGGCGTTTCAGAAGGTGGAGACTAtttgagtgagtgtgtgggtTACTTTGTTGCTGAGGACCGTTGGGTAAACCTGCCGCACATTCACAACCACCTCGACGGACACGCCATCGCAGTCACCGACAGCCATGTTTACGTGGCAGGCTCCATGGAGCCAGGCTTCGCCAAGACGGTGGAGCGCTACGACCCCAACCTCAACACCTGGGAGCAGGTCAACAACCTGAGCACCCGCAAGCACTCGTTCGGCCTCATATGCGTCAAAGACATCCTCTACAGCATCGGCGGTCATGGAAACTTCAGCCCAGGCTTTAAGGATGTCACTGTGTACAACCCTGAGCAGGACGAGTGGCAGAATCTCGACCCAGCACCAAAGATACTACGAGATGTGAAAACAGTGAGCGTGGAGGACCGTTGCGTGTACGTGATGGCCAGGACCCCTGTAGACATGGACAATGATGACGGACTGAGCACTTTGACCGCTTGCTACGATACAGAGAGTCTCAAGTGGCAGGAAGTGGACTCCTTACCACTCGTTGATAATTACTGCAATTTTCAAATGGCTGTTGCGTCCACCAATTTCTACCACACGGCTTCCTGTTGCTCCAAGAGCTACAAGGTAACGGTTGAAGCGGCTCAGCAGAAAATAAGCAGAAACATCTCTGACGACATCCTCGAAAGCCTCCCTCCAGAGGTCCTCAGCATGGAGGGCACTGCTATTTGCTACCTGGGTGACGACATATTCATCATCGGCGGGTGgagaaacagcaacaacatggACAAGCAGTACCGCAGGGAGGCCTACCGTTACTGCGCTGAGAGGAAGCGCTGGATGCTGCTGCCGCCCTTACCTCAGCCGCGCTGCCGAGCCGCAGCCTGCCACGTTCGCATCCCGTACCAGTACCTTTACGGCTGCCAGCACTACCCCATGCCCCAGAACCTGGCTCGCCAGAGAGACCGcatgcaacagatgcagcagcTCCATCGCCGCACTCTCACTCTGCGCAGACAGCTGCAGTCTCAAATCGAATGTTGA